The following proteins are co-located in the Granulicella pectinivorans genome:
- the mazG gene encoding nucleoside triphosphate pyrophosphohydrolase: MPANGLPALPNLPAMNDTGARVAEAAAIMAHLRGSEGCPWDREQTFDSIKHNTLEETYEVFDAIERRAWPELKDELGDMLLQVLFYAQMASEAGYFSMADVAAGLSAKLIRRHPHVFADGTADDPAAVQTTWDAVKAEEKKLAGTAAAGLLGDVSRAMPAMTEARKLGAKAAKVGFDWPDVSGLVEKLREETAELEVEIRGALTPTSQGRDVGHPDLGRVEDELGDLLFTAVNLARHMKLDPETALRRANAKFRGRFDAMETAAGGREALAGMSAEELDQRWRAAKLETA, encoded by the coding sequence ATGCCTGCGAACGGTCTGCCAGCTTTGCCGAATCTGCCCGCGATGAACGACACCGGAGCCCGCGTGGCCGAGGCCGCGGCTATCATGGCGCATCTGCGCGGATCCGAGGGTTGTCCCTGGGACCGGGAGCAGACGTTTGATTCGATCAAGCACAACACGCTGGAGGAAACCTATGAGGTCTTCGATGCGATTGAGCGGCGGGCGTGGCCGGAGCTGAAGGATGAGTTGGGCGACATGCTGCTGCAGGTGCTTTTTTATGCGCAGATGGCGAGCGAGGCTGGGTATTTTTCGATGGCCGATGTGGCAGCGGGTTTGTCCGCGAAGCTGATTCGCAGGCATCCGCATGTGTTTGCGGATGGGACGGCGGATGATCCGGCGGCGGTGCAGACGACGTGGGATGCGGTGAAGGCTGAGGAGAAGAAGCTCGCTGGAACTGCGGCGGCTGGACTGCTGGGGGACGTTTCGCGGGCTATGCCGGCGATGACCGAGGCGCGGAAGCTGGGGGCCAAGGCGGCCAAGGTGGGGTTCGATTGGCCGGATGTTTCCGGGCTGGTGGAGAAGCTGCGGGAAGAGACTGCGGAGCTTGAGGTGGAGATTCGCGGCGCGTTGACACCCACATCCCAAGGACGGGATGTGGGGCACCCGGATTTGGGGCGTGTCGAAGATGAGTTGGGGGATTTGTTGTTTACGGCGGTGAACCTGGCGCGGCATATGAAGCTCGATCCGGAGACAGCGCTGCGGCGGGCGAATGCGAAGTTTCGCGGAAGGTTCGATGCGATGGAGACCGCGGCCGGTGGCCGTGAGGCTTTGGCGGGGATGAGTGCGGAAGAGCTCGATCAGCGATGGCGGGCGGCAAAGTTGGAGACGGCATGA
- a CDS encoding DUF3311 domain-containing protein: MALEPNPQPAQSKGRAYRWLLVLPYLGLCFPALYARATPTFFGFPFFYWYQFAWVLLASLLIWICYRKHVD, encoded by the coding sequence ATGGCTCTCGAACCCAACCCGCAGCCCGCCCAATCGAAAGGCCGAGCCTACCGCTGGCTGCTGGTCCTGCCCTACCTCGGTCTCTGCTTCCCGGCGCTCTACGCCCGCGCCACACCGACTTTTTTTGGTTTTCCTTTCTTTTACTGGTACCAGTTCGCCTGGGTTCTACTGGCGTCGTTACTCATCTGGATCTGCTACCGCAAGCACGTCGACTAA
- a CDS encoding YoaK family protein encodes MTDTTPLRDPLASLVGACLLAGTGGMLDVIVFLNQNHVFACAMTGNVIFMAVAAVGRDWVQVGRHGVLLVAFFLGIAGSMFLRTRRAAVFGIALQIVALVGLGFVPRGVSPVMVTVVIAFSASLQVATFRKVDGMAYNSAFVTGNLRSVAEAAYLLLFPREHAAIAEVEKTDPEEQQRAVARGLTLVCGAFLVGALLGAWLAPRWGNRSLWVVAVPLVVTLGIAWRHRRAMEAANAEG; translated from the coding sequence ATGACCGATACGACTCCATTGCGGGATCCGCTGGCTTCGCTGGTGGGCGCGTGTCTGCTGGCGGGTACGGGCGGGATGCTGGACGTGATTGTTTTCCTCAACCAGAACCATGTGTTCGCGTGTGCGATGACGGGGAACGTGATCTTCATGGCGGTCGCGGCGGTGGGGCGGGACTGGGTGCAGGTGGGGCGGCATGGGGTTCTTCTGGTGGCGTTCTTCCTGGGGATTGCGGGTTCGATGTTTCTGCGCACGCGGCGTGCGGCGGTCTTTGGGATTGCGTTGCAGATTGTAGCGCTGGTGGGGTTGGGGTTTGTGCCGCGAGGGGTCTCGCCGGTGATGGTGACGGTGGTGATTGCGTTTTCGGCGTCGCTGCAGGTGGCTACGTTTCGCAAGGTCGATGGGATGGCATATAACTCGGCGTTTGTGACGGGTAACCTGCGGTCGGTGGCGGAGGCGGCGTACCTGTTGCTGTTTCCGCGGGAGCACGCGGCGATTGCGGAGGTGGAAAAGACGGATCCGGAGGAACAGCAGAGGGCCGTGGCCAGGGGACTCACTCTCGTGTGCGGGGCTTTTCTTGTGGGAGCCTTGCTGGGCGCGTGGCTGGCTCCGCGGTGGGGGAATCGGAGTCTTTGGGTGGTGGCGGTGCCTTTGGTGGTTACGCTGGGGATTGCATGGCGGCACCGCAGGGCGATGGAAGCGGCGAACGCGGAGGGGTAG
- the uvrC gene encoding excinuclease ABC subunit UvrC, whose product MDLLAKIRTLPTSPGCYLYKNAEGEVIYVGKAKNLRSRVRSYFLDANQINNPKTGSLMREAVDIEYITVDNEREALALENNLIKQRKPRFNILLRDDKTYPYIKLTMGDRYPKVFVTRKLRKDSGQYFGPYFPGNLAHRLVDLIHRSFLIPSCKVDLNRYHPRACLQYYIKRCLGPCVEGLTTPELYKQTVRDVQLLLDGKPQELEARITERMNDAAMNEQFELAARLRDQLITLNQMQDKQRIATADNEDADVFGFHYEQQMLAVNLFHMRGGKIVDRRDFFWEDLPDLLIANLNEDTDPEPNPAFTAPAINETERTSDQPGHLTTEFDTPDAVVFSPAAFFSALLKQLYLDQSYVPKSVYVPVDFPDRTLLAETLSERTGHRIEIAAPQRGDKRSLVDLVCQNAKQSYDQRFRVLQPNQKMIQEALQDALTLEELPKRIECFDISHIQGAETVASMVVWENGEMKKSDYRKYQIKTVSGVDDFASMREVIQRRYKKLLDEKKPFPSLILIDGGLGQLHAAYAALEEIGVTLQPLASIAKREEIIYVHGQESDPVVLDRRSPVLHLMQKIRDESHRFAVTYHRKRRQMRDRTTELDDIPGVGPRTRERLVQHFGSIRGVSQATHDALTAVVSPAIATKIRAHFEPEPALRILNQ is encoded by the coding sequence ATGGATCTCCTCGCCAAAATCCGCACCCTCCCCACCTCTCCCGGCTGCTACCTCTACAAGAACGCCGAGGGTGAGGTCATTTACGTCGGCAAGGCGAAGAACCTCCGTTCCCGCGTCCGCAGCTACTTTCTCGACGCCAACCAGATCAACAACCCTAAGACCGGCTCCCTCATGCGCGAGGCCGTCGACATTGAGTACATCACCGTCGACAACGAGCGCGAGGCACTCGCCCTTGAAAACAACCTCATCAAGCAGCGCAAGCCCCGCTTCAATATCCTGCTGCGCGACGACAAGACCTATCCCTACATCAAGCTCACCATGGGTGACCGCTACCCCAAGGTCTTCGTTACCCGCAAGCTTCGCAAGGATAGCGGCCAGTACTTCGGCCCCTACTTTCCCGGCAACCTCGCGCACCGCCTGGTCGACCTCATCCATCGGTCGTTTCTCATCCCAAGCTGCAAAGTAGACCTCAACCGCTACCACCCCCGCGCCTGCCTCCAGTACTACATCAAGCGCTGCCTTGGCCCGTGCGTCGAGGGCCTCACCACCCCCGAACTCTACAAGCAGACCGTGCGCGATGTGCAGCTCCTGCTCGACGGTAAGCCGCAGGAGCTCGAAGCTCGCATCACCGAACGCATGAACGACGCCGCCATGAACGAACAGTTCGAGCTCGCCGCGCGTCTCCGGGACCAACTGATCACGCTGAACCAGATGCAGGACAAGCAGCGCATCGCCACCGCCGACAACGAAGACGCCGACGTCTTCGGCTTCCACTACGAACAGCAGATGCTCGCCGTCAACCTCTTCCACATGCGCGGAGGCAAGATCGTCGATCGCCGCGACTTCTTCTGGGAAGACCTTCCTGACCTGCTCATCGCCAACCTCAACGAAGACACCGACCCCGAACCAAACCCCGCCTTCACCGCACCCGCTATCAACGAGACCGAGCGCACCAGCGATCAGCCGGGCCATTTGACTACCGAATTCGACACCCCGGACGCTGTTGTTTTCTCCCCAGCGGCGTTCTTCTCCGCACTCTTGAAGCAGCTCTATCTCGATCAGTCTTATGTCCCAAAATCTGTCTACGTCCCCGTAGATTTTCCAGACCGTACGCTCCTCGCCGAGACCCTCAGCGAGCGCACCGGCCATCGCATCGAGATCGCCGCTCCACAACGAGGCGACAAACGCTCGCTCGTCGATCTCGTCTGCCAGAACGCGAAACAATCGTACGATCAGCGCTTCCGTGTCCTCCAGCCCAACCAGAAGATGATTCAGGAGGCGCTCCAGGACGCACTCACGCTCGAAGAACTCCCAAAGCGCATCGAATGCTTCGACATCTCGCACATTCAGGGTGCCGAGACCGTCGCGTCCATGGTCGTCTGGGAAAACGGCGAGATGAAGAAGTCGGACTATCGCAAATACCAGATCAAAACAGTATCCGGTGTAGATGACTTCGCCTCCATGCGCGAGGTGATTCAGCGCCGCTACAAAAAGCTTCTCGACGAAAAGAAGCCCTTCCCTTCGCTCATCCTCATCGACGGCGGCCTCGGTCAGTTGCATGCTGCCTACGCCGCGCTCGAAGAGATCGGCGTCACCCTGCAGCCCCTCGCCTCCATCGCGAAGCGCGAGGAGATCATCTACGTCCACGGCCAGGAGAGTGACCCCGTCGTCCTCGATCGCCGCTCCCCCGTCCTGCACCTCATGCAAAAGATCCGCGACGAGAGCCACCGCTTCGCCGTCACCTACCACCGCAAGCGCCGCCAGATGCGCGACCGCACTACCGAACTCGACGACATCCCAGGCGTAGGCCCCCGCACGCGCGAGCGGTTAGTGCAGCACTTCGGCTCCATTCGCGGCGTCAGCCAGGCCACTCACGATGCCCTCACCGCCGTAGTCAGCCCAGCGATAGCAACAAAAATCCGCGCCCACTTCGAACCCGAACCAGCCCTCCGCATACTGAATCAATAA
- a CDS encoding M20/M25/M40 family metallo-hydrolase produces the protein MPANRIAAALLPLLLAASLAAQSPLPATERPLARELFQQLVEINTTDSVGNVSLAAEAVQKRLLDAGFPAADLFVGGPNDHKRNLVARYRGTPGSTLKPILIICHIDVVEAKRSDWTTDPFQFIEKDGYFYGRGTQDMKDSDAAVVDAFIRLRREHYTPDRDIILALTADEEGGKSNGVDWLLTNHRDLVDAAFALNPDSGGPELEKGRALSMGVEATEKLYADYVVSATNPGGHSSLPRKDNAIYHLAEALIRLEHSPFPLETNEVTRAYFAASAPLQKGQTSADLKLVSGPTPDPAAAARLSEDITYNSLLHTTCVATMINGGHAPNALPGAASANVNCRIFPGHSQEEIRLELVRIFADPSLKVQYKSDAGDLSDRGSDRKSMAPPAPLPEVFEPLTKVTHELWPGIPIIPRMETGASDSIYTMNAGIPSYGFSGMGIDRDDDRAHGRDERIRVEDFYKGVEFEYLYLKALTTK, from the coding sequence ATGCCCGCGAACCGCATCGCCGCCGCCCTCCTGCCGCTCCTCCTCGCCGCATCCCTCGCGGCCCAGTCCCCCCTCCCTGCCACCGAGCGCCCCCTCGCCCGCGAACTCTTCCAGCAACTCGTCGAAATCAACACCACCGACTCCGTCGGCAACGTCTCCCTCGCCGCCGAGGCCGTGCAAAAGCGCCTCCTTGATGCTGGCTTCCCCGCCGCCGACCTCTTTGTCGGTGGCCCTAACGACCACAAGCGCAACCTCGTCGCCCGCTACCGCGGCACCCCCGGCAGCACCCTCAAGCCCATCCTCATCATCTGCCACATCGACGTCGTCGAGGCCAAACGCTCCGACTGGACCACCGACCCCTTCCAGTTCATCGAGAAAGACGGCTACTTCTACGGACGCGGCACCCAGGACATGAAGGACTCCGACGCGGCCGTCGTCGACGCCTTCATCCGCCTGCGCCGCGAACACTACACCCCCGACCGCGATATCATCCTAGCCCTCACCGCAGACGAAGAGGGCGGCAAATCCAATGGTGTCGACTGGCTCCTGACCAACCACCGCGACCTCGTCGACGCGGCCTTCGCCCTCAATCCAGACTCCGGCGGCCCGGAGCTCGAAAAAGGCCGCGCCTTGAGCATGGGCGTCGAAGCGACCGAAAAACTCTACGCCGACTATGTCGTCTCCGCCACCAATCCCGGTGGTCACTCCTCCCTGCCCCGCAAGGACAACGCCATCTACCACCTCGCCGAGGCCCTTATCCGCCTGGAGCACTCACCCTTCCCGCTCGAAACCAATGAGGTCACGCGCGCCTACTTCGCAGCATCCGCGCCTCTGCAAAAGGGCCAGACTTCGGCCGACCTCAAACTCGTCTCTGGTCCAACGCCCGACCCAGCCGCGGCGGCGCGTCTGTCCGAAGACATTACCTATAACTCGCTCCTCCATACCACCTGCGTGGCCACGATGATCAACGGTGGCCACGCTCCAAACGCCCTTCCAGGAGCAGCCTCCGCCAACGTCAACTGCCGCATCTTTCCCGGCCACTCGCAGGAGGAGATCCGCCTCGAACTGGTCCGCATCTTCGCCGACCCATCGCTCAAAGTCCAGTACAAGTCCGATGCGGGCGACCTCTCGGACCGGGGCTCCGACCGTAAGTCCATGGCACCCCCGGCACCGCTTCCCGAGGTCTTCGAACCCCTCACGAAGGTCACCCATGAACTCTGGCCGGGCATCCCCATCATCCCCCGCATGGAGACTGGCGCCAGCGACTCAATCTACACCATGAACGCCGGCATCCCGAGCTACGGCTTCAGCGGCATGGGCATCGACCGCGATGACGACCGGGCGCACGGCCGCGATGAACGCATCCGCGTCGAGGACTTCTACAAGGGCGTGGAGTTCGAGTATCTCTACCTCAAGGCGCTGACGACGAAGTAG
- a CDS encoding MarR family winged helix-turn-helix transcriptional regulator — translation MSDVAQRLKDLAEFRYQVRRFIGFSEAASEVDGVSGQQYQMLQVVGAAETRATISYIAERMVLRHNSAVELVDRAVKAGVARRVADESDHRRSVVEMTDKGREVLMRLVEEHVAELKRVGPEIVRALDAVVGQ, via the coding sequence ATGAGCGATGTGGCACAGCGGTTGAAGGATCTGGCTGAGTTTCGGTATCAGGTGCGGAGATTTATCGGGTTCAGCGAGGCTGCTTCGGAGGTGGATGGCGTATCGGGGCAGCAGTACCAGATGCTGCAGGTCGTCGGAGCGGCGGAGACCCGGGCCACCATCTCATACATTGCGGAGCGGATGGTGCTTCGGCACAACTCGGCCGTGGAGCTGGTCGATCGTGCGGTGAAGGCTGGGGTAGCGCGGCGGGTGGCGGATGAGTCGGACCATCGGCGATCGGTGGTGGAGATGACGGACAAGGGGCGAGAGGTGTTGATGCGTCTCGTCGAAGAGCACGTCGCGGAATTGAAGCGAGTGGGGCCCGAGATTGTGCGAGCTCTGGATGCGGTGGTGGGTCAATGA
- a CDS encoding anthranilate synthase component II produces MVFVLDNYDSFTYNLVQYMGELGAEMVIKRNDELTPEEVETLNPDRILISPGPCTPEDAGISIGLIQHFADLAANGGKRVPILGVCLGHQSIGAAFGGKVIRAPRLMHGKTSEVEHDGRTIFSGVPSAMTCTRYHSLIVSEEEFPAELEVSARTADGETIMALRHRELPIEGVQFHPESVLTTHGKTIIANFLGLKG; encoded by the coding sequence ATGGTCTTCGTTCTGGACAACTACGACTCCTTCACCTACAACCTCGTGCAGTACATGGGTGAGCTCGGCGCAGAGATGGTCATCAAGCGCAACGACGAGCTGACGCCGGAAGAGGTCGAAACGCTGAATCCTGACCGCATCCTGATCTCGCCCGGCCCCTGCACGCCGGAAGATGCCGGTATTTCGATCGGCCTGATCCAGCACTTCGCGGATCTGGCGGCAAACGGCGGCAAAAGGGTGCCGATCCTTGGCGTCTGCCTCGGGCATCAGTCCATCGGAGCGGCGTTTGGCGGCAAGGTGATTCGCGCACCCAGGCTCATGCATGGCAAGACGAGTGAAGTGGAGCACGACGGCAGAACCATCTTCTCCGGCGTGCCTTCGGCGATGACCTGCACCCGCTACCACTCGCTGATCGTCAGCGAGGAGGAGTTCCCCGCGGAGCTTGAGGTGTCGGCACGTACAGCGGACGGCGAGACCATCATGGCTCTGCGGCACCGCGAACTACCTATCGAGGGAGTGCAGTTCCACCCCGAGAGCGTCCTGACGACCCACGGAAAAACCATCATCGCCAACTTTCTTGGACTCAAGGGCTAG
- the efp gene encoding elongation factor P yields MSIPATQMRPGMVINYKGDLHMVFSVEHRTPGNLRAFIQAKLRHIRTGAMFTERFRSPDPIDRVIVDEIKMEFLYNDGDDYYFMDEAYEQTMLKRDMLGDTVDYLTPNLMIEVSFHDGKAVGIELPTAVVMTVMETEPGIRSATASSVTKPAKTETGLVVQVPPFINEGEKIRVDTAEGAYMSRA; encoded by the coding sequence ATGTCGATTCCAGCAACCCAGATGCGCCCAGGCATGGTCATCAACTACAAGGGCGACCTGCACATGGTTTTTTCGGTTGAGCATCGCACTCCCGGAAACCTGCGCGCCTTCATCCAGGCCAAGCTGCGCCATATCCGTACGGGCGCGATGTTCACGGAGCGCTTCCGCTCCCCGGATCCGATCGACCGCGTCATCGTCGACGAGATCAAGATGGAATTCCTGTACAACGACGGCGACGACTATTACTTCATGGACGAAGCCTACGAGCAGACGATGCTGAAGCGTGACATGCTGGGCGACACGGTGGACTACCTGACGCCGAACCTCATGATTGAGGTCAGCTTCCACGATGGAAAGGCAGTTGGTATTGAGCTGCCGACTGCAGTCGTCATGACCGTCATGGAAACCGAGCCGGGTATCCGTTCGGCGACCGCTTCTTCCGTCACCAAGCCGGCCAAGACCGAGACAGGTCTCGTCGTGCAGGTGCCTCCCTTCATCAACGAGGGCGAGAAGATTCGGGTGGATACGGCGGAAGGCGCCTACATGAGCCGCGCCTAA
- a CDS encoding acylphosphatase, which yields MVRHYLVKGRVQGVGFRWFVQREAAEIGLRGWVRNTDEGHVEVCAAGDDQDIVELEAALRKGSRGSRVDAIVKHEIADEEAERLGPFEIEGAW from the coding sequence ATGGTCCGCCACTATTTGGTCAAAGGCCGTGTGCAGGGTGTCGGTTTCCGCTGGTTCGTCCAGCGCGAAGCAGCGGAGATCGGTCTGCGCGGCTGGGTGCGTAACACCGACGAAGGCCACGTTGAAGTCTGTGCGGCTGGTGACGATCAGGATATCGTCGAGTTGGAAGCGGCTCTGCGCAAAGGTTCGCGTGGAAGCCGTGTGGACGCAATTGTGAAGCATGAGATAGCCGACGAAGAAGCAGAGCGGCTTGGACCGTTTGAGATTGAAGGAGCCTGGTAA
- a CDS encoding adenine phosphoribosyltransferase yields the protein MTQINCEPLKELIRTVPDFPKPGILFYDITTLLKDKTGFAQLIDAFAAYYIGKEIDLVLGIEARGFIFGPALAYRLNAGFVPVRKPGKLPAPVARVNYDLEYGSDALEIHLDAIQPGQRVIIVDDLLATGGTMQATVQLVRQLGGEIAGLGFAIELDFLKGASKLQEYDVFSLLHYDE from the coding sequence ATGACGCAAATCAACTGTGAGCCGCTGAAGGAACTGATCCGCACGGTGCCCGACTTCCCCAAACCGGGAATCCTGTTCTACGACATCACCACCCTGCTGAAGGATAAAACCGGCTTTGCGCAGTTGATCGACGCCTTTGCCGCCTACTACATCGGAAAGGAGATCGACCTGGTCCTCGGCATCGAGGCACGCGGCTTCATCTTTGGGCCTGCCCTGGCCTACCGGCTGAACGCCGGCTTTGTACCGGTGCGCAAGCCTGGCAAGCTGCCGGCTCCGGTAGCTCGGGTCAACTATGACCTGGAATACGGCTCCGATGCACTGGAGATTCACCTGGACGCGATCCAGCCCGGCCAGCGTGTCATCATCGTCGACGATCTGCTCGCGACCGGCGGGACGATGCAGGCGACCGTGCAGCTCGTACGCCAACTCGGTGGCGAGATCGCGGGCCTAGGTTTTGCGATCGAGCTTGACTTCCTGAAGGGCGCTTCCAAGCTGCAAGAGTACGACGTGTTCAGCCTGTTGCACTACGACGAGTAA
- a CDS encoding lactonase family protein produces the protein MNRRKFLAALPAALAGAHAMVAQDFLPHFPKRRKIVPQGPLLVYIGTDTSRGVSKGIYQARFDEATGKMTTPMLAAPMVRPTFFALGPQKNGKRVLYSVAAGTDVASSRVGSYSVDTKSGALTMLNLVSSGGVGPCYISVDSTGGSAYVANYGGGTVSSYKIHDDGTLSEPVETLDFHDTARFGENGPNASRQSGPHPHSTMLSPDNRFLLVNDLGHDSIDVFPIDPTTAQMGEMEPHRFTNNHPGSGPRHIAFHPNGRWVYSINEVDSTIDRFLWQTTHHKVGESQAMLVETTTTVKLLADGFPASKNTAAEIQIASNGYFLYASNRGEDTLVVFSINQDSGDLTFVQRISCGGKGPRHFTLTPNQGWIVCGNQDSATLTVFKVDEHTGKLTGPVQTVPLNSPVFTLFV, from the coding sequence ATGAACCGACGCAAGTTTCTTGCTGCCCTTCCGGCAGCTCTGGCGGGTGCGCACGCCATGGTGGCGCAGGACTTTCTGCCTCACTTCCCGAAGCGCAGAAAGATTGTTCCGCAAGGCCCCCTGCTGGTCTACATTGGCACCGATACGTCGCGAGGCGTAAGCAAGGGAATCTACCAGGCGCGCTTTGATGAAGCGACCGGCAAAATGACCACTCCCATGCTCGCTGCGCCCATGGTGCGGCCGACGTTCTTCGCCCTTGGCCCACAGAAGAACGGAAAGCGTGTTCTGTACTCCGTAGCGGCTGGAACGGATGTGGCGAGTTCGCGCGTGGGCAGCTACTCGGTCGATACCAAGAGCGGCGCCTTGACGATGCTGAACCTGGTATCTTCCGGTGGGGTCGGCCCCTGTTATATCTCGGTCGATTCGACTGGCGGCTCTGCCTATGTGGCAAACTACGGCGGCGGCACGGTTTCAAGCTACAAGATTCACGACGACGGCACGCTGAGCGAACCCGTTGAAACGCTGGACTTTCACGATACGGCGCGGTTCGGCGAAAACGGCCCAAATGCTTCGCGTCAGTCGGGACCGCATCCGCACTCGACGATGCTCTCGCCCGACAACCGCTTCCTGCTGGTAAATGACCTCGGACATGACTCTATCGATGTCTTCCCCATCGATCCGACGACGGCCCAGATGGGTGAGATGGAGCCGCATCGCTTCACCAATAATCATCCAGGCTCCGGCCCCCGTCACATCGCCTTTCACCCCAACGGCCGCTGGGTCTACTCGATCAACGAGGTAGACTCGACAATCGACCGCTTTCTCTGGCAGACCACGCACCACAAGGTGGGCGAGAGCCAGGCGATGCTGGTTGAGACGACCACAACGGTCAAGCTGCTCGCGGATGGATTCCCGGCGTCAAAGAATACCGCCGCGGAGATCCAGATTGCCTCGAACGGCTACTTCCTCTATGCCTCAAATCGAGGCGAGGATACGCTGGTCGTCTTCTCGATCAACCAGGATTCGGGCGATCTGACGTTCGTGCAGCGCATCTCCTGCGGAGGCAAGGGTCCGCGTCACTTTACGCTGACCCCAAATCAGGGTTGGATCGTCTGTGGCAACCAGGACTCAGCCACGCTCACCGTCTTCAAGGTGGACGAACATACCGGCAAACTGACCGGGCCGGTCCAAACCGTGCCGTTGAATTCGCCCGTATTTACGTTGTTTGTCTAG
- a CDS encoding SDR family NAD(P)-dependent oxidoreductase has protein sequence MDLQLKGKKAIVTGGTAGIGFAIARVLIEEGVEVTIPGRGGKKLSEAVATLGPSAIAIEADLGTAAGAATLIERVPSTDILINNLGIYEPIPFAEITDEKWLKIFEVNVLSGVRLARHYFPQMLAKKSGRVIFISSESAIMTPAEMVHYGMTKTAQLAIARGLAEQTRGTAVTVNSILPGPTRSAGIVGFLKSISSDPNATTEQAEAEFFEKHRSSSLLQRLIEDREIATLAAYIASPLSAATNGASLRAEGGLLKSIA, from the coding sequence ATGGATCTGCAATTGAAGGGCAAGAAAGCGATTGTGACAGGCGGTACCGCGGGCATCGGCTTTGCGATCGCACGCGTACTGATCGAAGAGGGTGTCGAAGTCACTATCCCCGGCCGCGGCGGCAAGAAGCTGAGTGAGGCCGTGGCAACACTCGGGCCTTCCGCCATCGCCATCGAGGCCGACCTGGGCACCGCCGCCGGCGCCGCTACGCTCATTGAGCGCGTTCCCTCGACCGACATTCTCATCAACAACCTCGGGATCTATGAGCCCATCCCGTTCGCCGAGATCACCGATGAGAAGTGGTTGAAGATCTTCGAGGTGAATGTCCTCTCTGGCGTGCGTCTCGCGCGTCACTACTTTCCGCAGATGCTCGCGAAAAAGTCTGGACGCGTGATCTTTATCTCCAGCGAATCCGCCATCATGACACCCGCCGAGATGGTGCATTACGGCATGACCAAGACCGCGCAGCTTGCGATCGCGCGCGGCCTTGCCGAGCAGACCAGAGGCACCGCTGTTACTGTCAACTCGATCCTGCCGGGACCCACGCGGTCTGCAGGAATCGTCGGCTTCCTGAAGAGCATCTCCTCAGACCCGAACGCGACCACCGAGCAGGCCGAGGCCGAGTTCTTCGAGAAGCACCGCAGCAGTTCACTGCTTCAGCGCCTTATCGAAGACCGCGAGATCGCGACGCTGGCGGCTTACATCGCCAGTCCGCTCTCCGCCGCGACTAACGGAGCATCCCTGCGTGCCGAGGGTGGTTTGCTGAAGTCGATTGCCTAA